The following coding sequences lie in one Haladaptatus sp. DJG-WS-42 genomic window:
- the rnz gene encoding ribonuclease Z: MRVTFLGTSGAVPTTERNPSALMVNREGERLLFDAAEGTQRQMMRFGTGFAVSHLFVTHLHGDHVLGIPGLVQTWDFNGRDDPLMIHTPTGTRREIRNLVEATGARPSYPVHINEVEPDEVAYAGDDYEVRTFETDHRTTSVGYALVEEDRKGRFNRQKAEELGVPVGPLFQDLHAGNPVELEDGTVIEPEQVVGKPRPGRRLVYTGDTRPTPEVIEAATGADLLIHDATFDDERADRARETGHSTGAEAGDVAKKAGVKRLALTHISSRYAGNAGLIHKDAVAAFDGDVFVPHDGQTVDVPYPDD, encoded by the coding sequence ATGCGCGTGACGTTTCTCGGAACGAGCGGGGCGGTGCCGACCACCGAGCGCAATCCCAGTGCGCTGATGGTCAACCGCGAAGGCGAGCGACTGCTGTTCGATGCCGCCGAAGGCACCCAGCGACAGATGATGCGCTTTGGCACCGGGTTTGCCGTTTCCCACCTGTTCGTCACGCACCTCCACGGCGACCACGTCCTCGGGATTCCCGGCCTCGTCCAGACGTGGGACTTCAACGGGCGCGACGACCCGCTGATGATTCACACGCCGACGGGCACCCGCCGCGAAATCCGGAATCTCGTCGAAGCGACGGGCGCACGCCCTTCGTATCCCGTCCACATCAACGAAGTCGAACCCGACGAGGTCGCCTACGCGGGCGATGACTACGAGGTGCGCACCTTCGAGACCGACCACCGAACCACCTCGGTCGGCTACGCGCTGGTCGAAGAAGACCGCAAAGGCCGGTTCAACCGCCAAAAGGCAGAAGAACTCGGCGTCCCAGTCGGCCCTCTGTTCCAAGATCTCCACGCGGGCAATCCCGTCGAACTCGAAGACGGCACCGTCATCGAACCCGAACAGGTCGTGGGAAAGCCACGCCCCGGTCGTCGTCTTGTCTACACTGGCGACACCCGACCCACCCCAGAAGTCATCGAGGCGGCGACGGGCGCAGACCTGCTCATCCACGACGCGACGTTCGACGACGAACGCGCAGACCGCGCCCGCGAGACGGGGCACTCGACGGGGGCAGAGGCGGGCGACGTGGCGAAAAAAGCGGGTGTCAAACGCCTTGCGCTGACGCACATCTCCTCGCGCTACGCCGGGAACGCGGGGCTCATTCACAAGGACGCTGTTGCCGCGTTCGACGGTGACGTGTTTGTCCCTCACGACGGCCAAACCGTCGATGTCCCGTACCCGGATGACTGA
- a CDS encoding MFS transporter, with protein MSRTRMTDTRRTVAVILAWQVAASVCYYSVFAATGLIQAGFELSKFSLGLVVSTLTLGYTIFLFPMGAAVDGLGEKRVMTAGLIALSLGVLGVTLASSFAFLLGAVFALGAAYATAMPSTNRAIVEKVPNSQRNLALGIKQVGVSAGAGASALVVTGLAARAGVPWDAGFYVAAGLAFLVTAAFSQGYRGGSDGTGALAIPDVRGLADNRAYVLLIAGGVFLAATLFTMTGYLVPYLTESISISVGVAGLTLALVQVMGSTGRIAFGGLADRLPGESVRGSALIMVVLALCSAGLFFLLPLADARLSAIAVFALLGLSVLGFTGLYHASVTMLVAPDEVGAATAGAQTALNSGALVIPPLFGYVADVSGYAAGWRVLVVFALVAALFFGGVVRQTA; from the coding sequence ATGTCCCGTACCCGGATGACTGACACCCGACGCACCGTCGCCGTCATTCTCGCGTGGCAGGTTGCGGCGAGCGTTTGTTACTACAGCGTGTTCGCCGCGACGGGCCTCATCCAAGCGGGATTCGAACTCTCGAAATTTTCACTCGGCCTCGTCGTTTCGACGCTCACCCTCGGGTACACCATCTTCCTGTTCCCGATGGGCGCGGCCGTCGATGGCCTCGGAGAAAAGCGGGTCATGACCGCGGGCCTCATCGCGCTTTCCCTCGGCGTCCTCGGCGTCACGCTTGCCTCCTCCTTTGCCTTCCTGCTGGGTGCGGTGTTCGCCCTCGGGGCGGCCTACGCCACGGCGATGCCCTCGACCAACCGCGCCATCGTCGAGAAAGTGCCCAACTCACAGCGCAACCTCGCCCTCGGCATCAAACAGGTCGGCGTCTCCGCCGGGGCGGGCGCGAGCGCGCTCGTCGTCACCGGCCTCGCCGCCCGCGCTGGCGTGCCGTGGGACGCAGGCTTCTACGTCGCCGCAGGCCTCGCGTTTCTCGTCACCGCCGCCTTCTCACAGGGCTACCGCGGCGGGAGTGACGGAACGGGCGCACTCGCCATCCCGGACGTCCGCGGCCTCGCGGACAACCGCGCCTACGTCCTGCTTATCGCGGGCGGGGTGTTCCTCGCCGCGACACTGTTCACGATGACGGGCTATCTCGTGCCCTACCTCACCGAATCCATCTCGATTTCGGTGGGGGTTGCCGGACTGACGCTCGCGCTCGTCCAAGTGATGGGGTCCACTGGCCGCATCGCCTTTGGCGGCCTTGCAGACCGTCTGCCGGGCGAATCGGTGCGCGGTAGCGCGCTCATCATGGTCGTCCTCGCGCTCTGTTCTGCGGGGCTGTTTTTCCTCCTCCCGCTGGCCGACGCCCGTCTCTCCGCGATTGCGGTGTTCGCGCTGCTCGGCCTCTCAGTCCTCGGCTTTACGGGATTGTACCACGCCTCGGTGACGATGCTCGTCGCTCCCGACGAAGTGGGTGCGGCCACCGCTGGCGCGCAGACCGCGCTCAACTCCGGCGCACTCGTCATCCCGCCCCTCTTTGGCTACGTCGCGGACGTGAGCGGCTATGCTGCGGGGTGGCGCGTGCTCGTGGTGTTTGCGCTGGTCGCCGCGCTGTTTTTCGGCGGCGTTGTCAGGCAAACCGCCTGA
- a CDS encoding DUF460 domain-containing protein gives MSTRTSALDALIFGVDVQSGDIRGDAPSFALVAFDGESLERDVVTFRKLCRLIRRDQPAIVATDNMYELAADKDALVHFLRELPSETKLVQVTGDERPEPLSRVAARHGVPYGKDSMQEAEAAARLAAANVGYEVSAFTNTTQIKVSRGRSTGKGGWSEDRFTRRIHGAVRTRAREVEATLKDVGLDFEKDVTEKYGGFSNALFTVDGRPAEIPVTTHRSGDVRVEMERERRDGIEFRPLAKRRDHVLVGIDPGTTTGVAIVGLDGAVLDVLSTRTADTAAIIEWIIERGRPILIAADVTPMPETVEKFRRSFTAAPWEPASDLPVDEKQHRTREEGYDNDHERDAMAAALFAYDAHEDQFERIARKVPAPIDRGEVTARVLAGGETVEAVLDDLLAEDDPEAEHTEHTARELTREEKRIKRLEAQVNRLESHVEDLRETIATKNERLAEYETELSQARREERKEARERREITRVERDNERLKRELAAQKETNEELSAKLERLKDLWRIDHSNLADVAGDNDLVSVKPISQFTKGAIAEAKERYGLAKDDVILLRDASGAGRSTAEALAATEPKVVLKHGTLSDAADAVLFAHDIPAGDVTTVDIQEIDDLAVARESDVNAVIDEWEKRAEKRQKEQQEAMIDRLISEHRAGHGESD, from the coding sequence GTGAGTACTCGAACGAGTGCCCTCGACGCCCTGATTTTCGGGGTTGACGTGCAAAGTGGCGACATCCGGGGTGACGCGCCGTCGTTCGCCCTCGTTGCCTTCGATGGAGAGTCGCTCGAACGCGACGTCGTCACCTTCCGCAAGCTGTGTCGACTCATCCGGCGCGACCAACCGGCCATCGTCGCCACCGACAACATGTACGAACTCGCTGCCGACAAGGACGCGCTCGTCCACTTCCTGCGCGAACTCCCGAGTGAGACAAAACTCGTGCAGGTGACCGGCGACGAACGACCAGAACCGCTCTCCCGAGTCGCTGCTCGCCACGGCGTCCCCTACGGCAAAGACTCGATGCAGGAAGCAGAAGCCGCAGCCCGCCTCGCCGCCGCGAACGTCGGCTACGAGGTGTCTGCGTTCACAAACACGACCCAAATTAAGGTCTCTCGCGGGCGCTCTACGGGCAAAGGTGGGTGGAGCGAAGACCGCTTCACCCGGCGGATTCACGGCGCGGTCAGGACGCGCGCCCGTGAAGTCGAGGCCACGCTCAAAGACGTGGGTCTCGACTTCGAGAAAGACGTGACCGAGAAGTACGGCGGCTTTTCGAACGCTCTCTTCACGGTCGACGGCAGACCCGCAGAGATTCCAGTGACGACCCACCGCTCGGGCGACGTGCGCGTCGAGATGGAGCGCGAACGCCGCGACGGCATCGAGTTTCGCCCGCTCGCAAAGCGCCGCGACCACGTCCTCGTGGGCATCGACCCCGGCACCACCACCGGCGTCGCCATCGTTGGCTTAGACGGCGCGGTGCTTGACGTGCTCTCGACGCGCACTGCGGACACCGCGGCGATAATCGAGTGGATTATCGAACGCGGGCGACCGATTCTCATCGCCGCGGACGTGACGCCAATGCCGGAGACGGTCGAAAAGTTCCGTCGCAGTTTCACGGCCGCGCCGTGGGAACCAGCGAGCGACTTGCCCGTCGATGAAAAGCAACACCGCACCCGCGAGGAGGGCTACGACAACGACCACGAACGCGACGCGATGGCCGCGGCGCTGTTCGCCTACGACGCCCACGAAGACCAGTTCGAACGCATCGCCCGGAAAGTGCCAGCACCCATTGACCGCGGCGAAGTGACCGCGCGCGTGCTCGCGGGGGGCGAAACCGTCGAAGCCGTTTTGGACGATTTACTGGCAGAAGACGACCCAGAAGCGGAACACACAGAACACACTGCGCGGGAGTTGACGCGCGAGGAAAAGCGCATCAAGCGCCTGGAAGCCCAAGTAAACCGGCTCGAATCACACGTCGAAGACCTCCGCGAGACGATTGCGACGAAAAACGAACGGCTTGCAGAATACGAAACTGAGCTTTCGCAAGCCCGACGAGAGGAGCGCAAAGAAGCCAGAGAGCGCCGCGAAATCACGCGCGTCGAACGCGATAATGAGCGACTCAAACGCGAACTCGCTGCCCAAAAAGAGACGAACGAGGAGCTTTCTGCCAAGCTCGAACGGCTGAAAGACCTCTGGCGCATCGACCACTCGAACCTCGCCGATGTGGCTGGCGACAACGACCTCGTCTCGGTAAAGCCCATCTCGCAGTTCACGAAAGGCGCGATTGCAGAGGCCAAAGAACGGTACGGACTCGCAAAAGACGACGTGATTCTCCTCCGAGATGCAAGCGGAGCGGGCCGGAGCACCGCAGAAGCGCTCGCCGCGACCGAGCCGAAAGTCGTTCTCAAACACGGCACGCTCTCTGACGCGGCGGATGCAGTGTTGTTCGCCCACGACATCCCTGCCGGAGATGTAACTACCGTTGACATTCAAGAGATAGATGACCTCGCGGTGGCGCGCGAAAGCGACGTGAATGCGGTCATCGATGAGTGGGAGAAACGGGCCGAAAAACGACAGAAGGAACAGCAAGAGGCGATGATAGACCGCCTCATCAGCGAGCATCGTGCTGGCCACGGTGAGAGTGACTAG
- a CDS encoding bacterio-opsin activator domain-containing protein, which translates to MAHGTNAAQSEAITSTILETSPVGIAVFDGDATIVRVNDRLADLLGAAKDEIIEKVTRLEEWPVYDETRTHVPKADLPIRQVLVSGEPLYNHEYQIPRSDGDWLWCSLNAAPIFDDDGAVAFVVVSVEDITERKAREQALIEQHAELQTVNQINNVIRDINHSLVGATTQEEIETAVCEAIAGSALYEFAWIGERHTSGVGMVPRASAGVDAAYYDTLRSLARNNPEAAERWPSTKVFTTGTYSLARDVSKTTAIPGEIQTHSQRLSGESSVAIPLLYDTTVYAVLVISTDREDAFTTPELNVLCELGETIGYAINAIQTRRLLFTDSVIELEFEVADENAVFAQLSREASCHIEIHQLVTRTDGGLVLYCEVSGAPAETVEETARAFPEIKTLRRIREDNGATLFEFSVSVPSAAKSLMDLGGQITRTAATDGVSRIVVEFAPEADIYAAVHAVSDIYPNATLIAKRERDRPVETTREFRHKLNEQLTDRQRDALSAAYHAGYFDWPRGSTAEEIASSMGISSATFHQHLRAAQRKRLSAFFGGNERGNLHT; encoded by the coding sequence GTGGCGCACGGAACCAACGCCGCCCAGTCGGAAGCGATTACGTCGACGATTCTCGAAACCAGTCCGGTCGGCATCGCTGTCTTCGATGGTGACGCAACAATCGTCCGCGTAAACGACCGCCTGGCAGACTTGCTCGGCGCGGCAAAAGACGAAATCATCGAGAAAGTTACGCGGCTTGAAGAGTGGCCAGTGTACGACGAAACGAGAACCCACGTCCCGAAAGCCGACCTCCCGATTCGCCAGGTGCTCGTGAGCGGCGAGCCACTCTACAACCACGAGTACCAGATTCCCCGGAGCGATGGCGACTGGCTCTGGTGTTCGCTGAACGCCGCCCCGATTTTTGACGACGACGGTGCGGTGGCGTTCGTCGTCGTCTCGGTCGAAGACATCACCGAGCGAAAAGCGCGTGAACAGGCGCTCATCGAGCAGCACGCGGAGTTACAGACGGTCAACCAGATTAACAACGTCATCAGAGACATCAACCACTCGCTCGTTGGTGCGACGACGCAGGAAGAAATCGAAACCGCCGTCTGTGAGGCGATTGCTGGCTCAGCCCTCTATGAGTTCGCGTGGATTGGCGAGCGACACACGAGCGGTGTGGGGATGGTTCCGCGAGCGAGTGCGGGCGTCGATGCGGCCTACTACGACACACTGAGATCGCTCGCACGAAACAACCCCGAAGCCGCAGAGCGGTGGCCCTCGACGAAGGTGTTCACGACGGGGACGTACTCCCTCGCCCGCGACGTGTCCAAGACGACGGCCATCCCGGGAGAAATTCAGACCCACTCACAGCGACTCAGCGGCGAGTCGTCGGTGGCAATCCCGCTGCTGTATGACACCACCGTCTACGCCGTGTTGGTCATCTCGACCGACCGCGAGGATGCGTTCACCACCCCAGAGCTCAACGTCCTCTGTGAACTCGGTGAGACGATTGGCTACGCCATCAACGCCATCCAAACGCGGCGGCTCTTGTTCACTGATTCGGTCATCGAACTCGAATTCGAGGTGGCAGATGAAAACGCCGTGTTCGCACAGCTCTCGCGCGAAGCGAGCTGTCACATCGAGATACACCAACTCGTGACGCGCACCGACGGCGGGCTCGTGCTCTACTGTGAGGTGAGCGGTGCGCCAGCCGAGACAGTCGAGGAGACGGCGCGCGCGTTTCCAGAGATCAAGACACTGCGACGCATCCGCGAAGACAACGGGGCAACCCTGTTCGAGTTCAGCGTGTCCGTCCCGTCTGCGGCCAAGTCGCTCATGGACCTCGGTGGGCAGATTACGCGCACGGCGGCGACGGACGGCGTGAGCCGCATCGTCGTCGAATTCGCGCCCGAAGCGGACATCTATGCCGCCGTCCACGCGGTGTCTGATATCTATCCAAACGCCACGCTCATCGCAAAGCGCGAGCGCGACCGTCCCGTCGAAACCACGCGCGAGTTCAGGCACAAACTCAACGAGCAATTGACCGACCGCCAGCGCGACGCGCTCAGCGCTGCCTACCACGCGGGCTACTTCGACTGGCCACGCGGCTCGACCGCAGAGGAAATCGCTTCGTCGATGGGCATCTCCTCTGCAACGTTCCACCAACACCTCAGAGCGGCCCAACGAAAGCGGTTATCGGCCTTTTTCGGCGGGAATGAGCGCGGGAACCTACATACATAG
- a CDS encoding zinc-dependent alcohol dehydrogenase family protein yields the protein MRAVVFQGAGEPLTIEDVPEPECPPHGIVVETEACGICRSDWHAWQGDWDWVGVKPQPGQIFGHEPVGIVREVGADVTRFEEGDRVTTPFNLSDGTCPHCRAGRANICENIVPLGFVGMAQGAFAGQFALPDADHNAVRLPDDVDPVAVAALGCRFATAFHGLAHRVSVTAGDWVAVHGCGGVGLSAVHIAAALGATVVAVDIGDDKLDKARELGAHETVNVADVDSVTREIKRVTGGGANVSVDALGIEETCQNSVNCLVKGGQHLQIGLTTSDERGEISLPIDAIAMGEKELYGAFGMQPNRYDEIFRMIANGSVDPGKIVSETVSLDAVPEKLAALSDYESVGIPVVNEF from the coding sequence ATGCGCGCAGTAGTGTTTCAGGGTGCGGGAGAACCGCTCACCATAGAAGACGTGCCGGAGCCAGAATGCCCGCCACACGGCATCGTCGTCGAAACGGAAGCCTGTGGCATCTGTCGCTCGGACTGGCACGCGTGGCAGGGCGACTGGGACTGGGTGGGCGTCAAGCCACAACCCGGCCAGATTTTCGGCCACGAACCCGTCGGTATCGTCCGCGAAGTCGGTGCGGACGTGACGCGCTTCGAGGAAGGCGACCGCGTGACCACGCCGTTCAACCTCTCTGACGGAACGTGCCCACACTGTCGGGCGGGTCGGGCGAACATCTGTGAGAACATCGTCCCGCTCGGCTTCGTGGGGATGGCCCAAGGCGCGTTCGCTGGGCAGTTCGCGCTCCCCGACGCAGACCACAACGCCGTCCGCCTGCCAGACGACGTCGACCCAGTGGCGGTCGCGGCGCTCGGCTGTCGGTTCGCCACCGCCTTCCACGGACTTGCCCACCGCGTGTCGGTGACTGCGGGCGATTGGGTCGCCGTCCACGGTTGTGGCGGCGTTGGCCTCTCTGCAGTGCACATCGCCGCCGCCCTCGGGGCGACCGTCGTGGCCGTCGACATCGGCGACGACAAACTCGACAAAGCCCGCGAGTTGGGCGCCCACGAGACGGTGAACGTCGCCGACGTCGACTCGGTCACGCGCGAAATCAAGCGAGTTACGGGCGGCGGTGCGAACGTCTCGGTCGATGCGCTCGGCATCGAAGAAACCTGCCAGAACTCCGTGAACTGCCTCGTAAAAGGCGGCCAGCACCTCCAAATAGGGCTGACGACGAGCGACGAACGCGGCGAAATTTCGCTCCCGATAGACGCCATTGCGATGGGCGAAAAAGAGCTCTACGGCGCGTTTGGGATGCAGCCAAACCGCTACGACGAAATCTTTCGCATGATTGCAAACGGGAGCGTAGACCCCGGGAAAATCGTCTCGGAGACGGTTTCGCTCGATGCCGTCCCCGAGAAACTCGCGGCCCTTTCTGACTACGAGTCGGTCGGCATCCCGGTCGTCAACGAGTTTTGA
- the eif1A gene encoding translation initiation factor eIF-1A, protein MSENESNEGRKNLRMPDDGEVFAVVTNMLGANRVKVQCMDGVERTARIPGRMRKRVWIREDDVVIIEPWDWQDEKADIVWRFKKQEADQLRREGHITA, encoded by the coding sequence ATGAGCGAGAACGAGAGCAATGAGGGCAGGAAGAACCTGCGGATGCCTGATGACGGTGAGGTGTTCGCGGTCGTCACAAACATGCTCGGCGCGAACCGCGTCAAGGTGCAGTGCATGGACGGGGTCGAACGCACTGCCCGCATTCCCGGGCGAATGCGAAAGCGCGTCTGGATTCGCGAAGACGACGTGGTCATCATCGAACCGTGGGACTGGCAAGACGAGAAGGCGGACATCGTCTGGCGGTTCAAAAAGCAGGAAGCAGACCAGCTGCGCCGCGAAGGTCACATCACCGCGTGA
- the rio1 gene encoding serine/threonine-protein kinase Rio1, producing MSDDSGLVDTEMADPDEWEEIDVPDSEADRIAKSHDRDFEEFAIRIKDSEQFKVEASVFDDATLAALYKLVQDGHIDAFGGPISTGKEANVYLADGPDGEVAVKVYLINTSNFRQMRDYLEGDPRFEGIGNRKRQVVMAWVKKEFANLKRAKKAGVRVPNPIATERNVLVMEYMGQGDDRARRLGEVHIENPVTAFEVVREYMRRLYDAGLVHGDLSEYNIIVHEGELTVIDLGQAVTVHHPNSRDFLTRDCRNIANFFARQGVDTNPDSLLAHVTEQDD from the coding sequence ATGAGCGATGACTCAGGTCTCGTAGACACCGAGATGGCCGACCCCGACGAATGGGAGGAAATCGACGTTCCAGACAGCGAGGCCGACCGCATCGCAAAGAGCCACGACCGCGACTTCGAGGAGTTCGCGATTCGAATCAAGGACTCAGAGCAGTTCAAAGTCGAGGCGTCGGTGTTCGACGACGCGACGCTCGCGGCGCTCTACAAACTCGTTCAAGACGGCCACATCGACGCCTTTGGTGGGCCAATTTCGACCGGCAAAGAGGCGAACGTCTACCTCGCAGACGGCCCCGACGGCGAAGTCGCCGTGAAAGTGTACCTCATCAACACGAGCAACTTCCGCCAGATGCGCGACTACCTGGAGGGCGACCCGCGCTTTGAGGGGATTGGCAACCGCAAGCGACAAGTCGTGATGGCGTGGGTGAAAAAGGAGTTCGCGAACCTCAAGCGCGCCAAAAAGGCGGGCGTTCGCGTGCCGAACCCGATTGCCACCGAGCGAAACGTCCTCGTCATGGAGTACATGGGACAGGGCGACGACCGCGCTCGCCGCCTCGGCGAGGTGCATATCGAGAATCCCGTGACCGCGTTCGAAGTCGTCCGCGAGTATATGCGCCGCCTCTACGACGCGGGCCTTGTCCACGGCGACCTCTCTGAGTACAACATCATCGTCCACGAGGGCGAACTCACGGTCATCGACCTCGGCCAAGCCGTCACCGTCCACCACCCGAACTCTCGTGACTTCCTTACCCGCGACTGTCGCAACATTGCGAACTTTTTTGCCCGACAGGGCGTCGATACCAACCCAGATTCGCTGCTCGCTCACGTCACCGAACAGGACGACTGA
- a CDS encoding winged helix-turn-helix domain-containing protein, with product MNESVGDVRPDEAFALLGNETRVAILRALADTQDAPLSFSDLRERVGMRDSGQFNYHLGKLTGVFIDKVEDGYRLRYAGAHVVGAILAGAYEHAATVGPFTLPDPCPECGGALEFTYENERASVVCAACERTSLDGAVPPGVFDGYDRDEYPLVFDRWLRSKARGAVDGFCVSCEGRTTSEVLLDADTWGTDDRMVKFGCKRCDEAVYMTIPEALMFDPAVIAFHHDHGVSSTAEPTWRLQWLKDTTVETVSTDPLRIRATGAVGDGTLTVTVNDSLSVVETETAP from the coding sequence ATGAACGAATCTGTGGGGGACGTCCGCCCTGACGAGGCGTTCGCGCTGCTCGGCAACGAGACGCGGGTCGCCATCCTCCGTGCACTCGCAGACACACAGGATGCGCCGCTGTCGTTTTCCGACCTTCGTGAACGGGTGGGCATGCGCGATAGCGGCCAGTTCAACTATCACTTGGGAAAGCTCACGGGCGTGTTCATCGACAAAGTCGAAGATGGCTACCGCCTGCGCTACGCCGGGGCGCACGTCGTCGGCGCGATTCTCGCCGGTGCGTACGAACACGCAGCGACGGTCGGGCCGTTCACGCTCCCCGACCCGTGTCCAGAGTGTGGCGGCGCGCTCGAATTCACCTACGAGAACGAACGCGCGTCGGTCGTCTGCGCGGCGTGCGAGCGAACCAGCCTTGACGGTGCCGTCCCGCCGGGCGTGTTTGATGGCTACGACCGCGACGAGTACCCGCTCGTGTTCGACCGCTGGCTCCGCTCGAAAGCCCGCGGCGCAGTCGATGGCTTCTGCGTCTCGTGTGAGGGCAGAACCACGTCCGAAGTCCTGCTCGACGCTGATACGTGGGGAACCGACGACCGGATGGTGAAATTCGGCTGCAAGCGGTGTGACGAAGCGGTGTACATGACGATACCAGAGGCGCTCATGTTCGACCCCGCCGTGATTGCGTTCCACCACGACCACGGCGTGTCGTCCACCGCCGAACCGACGTGGCGACTCCAATGGCTGAAAGACACGACCGTCGAAACCGTCTCGACCGACCCGCTCAGAATACGGGCCACGGGCGCGGTTGGCGACGGCACGCTCACCGTCACTGTCAACGACTCGCTTTCGGTCGTCGAAACTGAAACTGCACCGTAA
- a CDS encoding MFS transporter, which translates to MHSLSRNGPFVRLMAGRLITNAGDSLYYIAAMWLVYSLTGASFYTGLAGFLTLLPGAFQFLAGPLVDRLSIRRVLVTTQIVQGVLVLAIPLAHYTGHLTVWFVLVVMPVLSALNQVVYPAQIVALPRLVSNDELVAANSAFSFAYQGVDFVFNAVGGLIVAFFGAVALFLADSVTFAAAALLFFSVRVPPAEDTTETTGSPVQNYLTDLREGIAALRNSPLFKLIVGAVVANFAFGGAFAVFPAYADTLGDSAAYGFLLAALSGGMLVGALAASSVDHFPIGRLLVVSYAVSGALWVVAILAPSLSTTVALIAVASVPIGATNVLIMTLVQTGMPERLVGRVTSVLTSMATVATPLGALLGGAAADVYGTQPVMLATGASFLFVAFYVTALPTLRRLGPVADVEFGVVAGAE; encoded by the coding sequence ATGCACTCGCTCTCTCGCAATGGGCCGTTTGTCCGGCTCATGGCCGGGCGGCTCATCACGAACGCGGGCGACAGCCTCTACTACATCGCGGCGATGTGGCTCGTCTACTCGCTCACGGGGGCGTCGTTTTACACCGGCCTCGCGGGCTTTCTCACCCTGTTGCCGGGGGCGTTTCAGTTTCTTGCCGGGCCGCTCGTAGACCGGCTTTCGATTCGCCGCGTGCTCGTCACGACGCAGATCGTCCAAGGCGTGTTGGTGCTCGCCATCCCACTCGCCCACTACACGGGTCACCTCACGGTCTGGTTCGTCCTCGTGGTGATGCCCGTTCTTTCGGCGCTCAACCAGGTGGTGTACCCCGCCCAAATCGTTGCGCTGCCCCGGCTCGTCTCAAACGACGAACTGGTGGCGGCGAACTCGGCGTTCTCGTTTGCCTATCAGGGCGTGGACTTCGTGTTCAACGCCGTTGGCGGCCTCATCGTCGCCTTCTTCGGCGCGGTTGCCCTGTTTCTCGCAGATTCGGTGACGTTCGCGGCCGCAGCGTTACTCTTTTTCTCCGTTCGCGTGCCACCTGCGGAGGATACGACCGAGACGACGGGGTCGCCGGTGCAGAACTATCTGACTGACCTGCGCGAGGGCATTGCCGCGCTTCGCAACTCGCCGCTGTTCAAGCTCATCGTCGGCGCGGTCGTGGCGAACTTCGCCTTCGGCGGGGCGTTTGCGGTGTTCCCGGCGTACGCAGACACGCTCGGTGATTCTGCGGCCTACGGCTTCCTGCTCGCCGCGCTCTCTGGAGGGATGCTCGTCGGCGCGCTCGCGGCGTCGTCGGTTGACCACTTCCCGATTGGGAGATTGTTGGTGGTGAGCTACGCCGTCTCCGGCGCGCTCTGGGTGGTGGCGATTCTCGCACCGTCGCTTTCGACGACTGTTGCGCTCATCGCGGTTGCCTCCGTGCCAATCGGTGCGACGAACGTGCTCATCATGACGCTCGTCCAGACGGGGATGCCAGAGCGCCTCGTCGGCCGGGTTACGTCGGTGCTCACAAGCATGGCCACGGTGGCGACACCGCTTGGCGCGCTCCTTGGCGGGGCCGCCGCAGATGTGTACGGTACCCAGCCGGTCATGCTCGCCACGGGGGCGTCGTTTCTGTTCGTTGCGTTCTACGTGACCGCTCTCCCGACGCTCCGACGACTGGGACCGGTTGCGGACGTGGAGTTCGGCGTCGTGGCTGGCGCTGAGTAA
- a CDS encoding KH domain-containing protein has protein sequence MQHVKIPQDRIGVLIGEGGATMREIEKRAEVRLDIDSESGSVKVESVGDPITGLTGPDVVRAIGRGFSPDAALSLLDDDMMMFDLIDIDAHSRNKNDMKRQKGRLIGEGGRTRQLMSELSGAAVTIYGSTLGIIGTPKQVEVARRAAEMLLDGAPHGTVYSYLERAHNELKTEGMEFHRFSG, from the coding sequence ATGCAACACGTAAAGATTCCGCAAGACCGCATTGGCGTCCTTATCGGCGAAGGCGGTGCGACGATGCGTGAAATCGAAAAGCGTGCAGAGGTACGCCTCGACATCGATTCGGAGTCCGGGTCCGTGAAAGTCGAGTCGGTTGGCGACCCCATCACCGGCCTCACAGGCCCCGATGTGGTGCGCGCCATCGGCCGCGGGTTTTCCCCGGACGCGGCGCTCTCCCTGCTCGACGACGACATGATGATGTTCGACCTCATCGACATCGACGCTCACAGCCGCAACAAAAACGACATGAAACGCCAGAAGGGTCGCCTCATCGGTGAAGGCGGCCGCACCCGGCAACTGATGTCCGAGCTTTCCGGTGCGGCAGTCACCATCTACGGCTCGACCCTCGGTATCATCGGCACGCCAAAGCAGGTCGAAGTCGCCCGCAGAGCCGCGGAAATGCTCCTAGACGGCGCACCCCACGGCACCGTCTACTCCTACTTAGAACGCGCCCACAACGAGCTCAAAACCGAGGGGATGGAGTTCCACCGCTTCTCCGGCTAA